From the genome of Nicotiana sylvestris chromosome 2, ASM39365v2, whole genome shotgun sequence, one region includes:
- the LOC104248798 gene encoding glycine-rich protein 23-like codes for MATKILIIVLMITSVLVYPTNARNLALMEAKSAADEQKEYFRHPLPPFFGGFGGLRGGIRPPFGLGAGVGGFGGGFGPFIGGGGTSTIGAGTGFGSSIGGGFNIGDNGGNNPDANAEFGAGHDLTEGGDAAIGHDLP; via the coding sequence ATGGCAACCAAGATTCTCATTATCGTTCTTATGATCACCAGTGTTCTTGTATACCCTACAAACGCGAGGAACCTAGCATTAATGGAGGCAAAATCAGCAGCAGATGAGCAGAAGGAATATTTTCGGCACCCTTTACCACCATTTTTTGGTGGTTTTGGTGGACTTAGAGGTGGAATAAGGCCTCCGTTTGGTTTAGGAGCAGGTGTTGGTGGGTTTGGAGGTGGTTTTGGTCCTTTTATTGGAGGTGGCGGAACAAGTACCATTGGCGCTGGCACTGGATTTGGTTCCAGCATTGGAGGAGGCTTTAATATTGGTGACAATGGTGGCAATAATCCTGATGCTAATGCTGAATTTGGTGCAGGTCATGACCTAACTGAAGGAGGTGATGCAGCAATTGGACATGACCTGCCTTGA